One window of Ictalurus punctatus breed USDA103 chromosome 22, Coco_2.0, whole genome shotgun sequence genomic DNA carries:
- the cldn26 gene encoding uncharacterized protein LOC793143 homolog (The RefSeq protein has 1 substitution compared to this genomic sequence), with protein MYRERKEPELTMVLLTTKIVQRASLFVAFGGLVTTFITTFLPLWKTMNSELNEMENWYEGLWHMCIFTEEVGLHCKAFESLLALPPVTLASRILMCVSIATGFLGVLAAFFGLDGVEIGAGRDRLKRGLLILGGVLIWVSGLTTLAPVSLIAYVMVVEFWDGGLPDVMPRWEYGEAMFSAWFSGLLLVIGGSFIFVAVCMRDHEEKQQREIFSPAHELQPRTQHYLKTEVL; from the coding sequence ATgtacagagagaggaaggaacCAGAACTGACGATGGTGCTTCTAACCACTAAGATCGTACAGAGAGCGTCACTCTTTGTGGCTTTCGGTGGCCTTGTCACGACGTTCATCACCACATTTTTACCGCTGTGGAAGACGATGAACTCGGAGCTGAACGAGATGGAGAACTGGTACGAGGGTCTGTGGCATATGTGCATCTTCACGGAGGAAGTGGGTCTCCACTGCAAAGCCTTCGAGTCTCTCCTCGCTCTGCCTCCAGTCACGCTTGCCTCCAGGATTCTCATGTGTGTATCCATCGCGACTGGGTTCCTCGGTGTGTTGGCGGCGTTTTTCGGACTCGACGGCGTCGAGATCGGGGCCGGCCGTGACAGGTTAAAGAGGGGACTCCTCATCCTCGGTGGTGTGCTGATCTGGGTGTCGGGACTCACGACTCTGGCGCCGGTTTCGCTGATCGCGTACGTGATGGTGGTGGAGTTCTGGGATGGGGGTCTTCCTGACGTGATGCCGCGCTGGGAGTACGGCGAGGCCATGTTCTCCGCCTGGTTCTCGGGACTTCTGCTGGTCATCGGGGGATCGTTTATTTTCGTCGCAGTGTGCATGAGGGACCACGAAGAGAAGCAGCAAAGGGAAATCTTCTCACCTACTCATGAACTTCAACCAAGGACTCAGCATTACCTAAAGACAGAGGTcttatag